A stretch of DNA from Hirundo rustica isolate bHirRus1 chromosome 1, bHirRus1.pri.v3, whole genome shotgun sequence:
AACACCTGCCCTTAACCTCTATGACACTTAAAATCTGCCACCAAGGTCAGATTGGACATGGCCTGAAAAGAAGGACATTGAGCTGCAGAATTCCACAAAGGAATGCCCTCAGCATgacagaggagggaagaggacTACGCCTGACCAACCATTAGTAATTAATGGGTTTCACTAGCAGGAACAAATTATTGAGACTAAAAGGATATCAGATATGAAACCTCATGGCTTGAATGAGGAATAAAGGCATGGAAATCACAGACCAGCCTGGGAAAAAAGGGATCAGGCTGGGTTGGGTCTTCATTTAATGGATTTCTTAATGAGGTCAAGAAATACACTTTAAATGACAGAGTACAATGTCGTATAAAGATGAAAAATCCAAACAGACCACGACACCAGAACAAGTTCAACCAGACGAGCCTCTACTTTTCCAGATGCTCTCTCTTGATACAATTCAAGACACAAGGCAATGAGCTTTCTTTCATCCGTAGGAACACTCCTACGCACTAAAACATTTCCAAGTTATTGCACAGTGATCTCCTCGGGACAtcagcagctgcctcagcatTCCTGGGTGCAACACGAGGACTGAGGGACACCCAGTGGCACAGAAAAGGAGTCCAGCCTTCACAAGGTGCCCACAAACCACAGCACACGAGTGCCACAAAATGACGTCACTGATGATATCGCaactctgctgggctctggttGTTTATCCAGCCCTCCCTGACAAATTCAGTCAAATCCGCCCAAATACCACATCTCAATTTAAAGCTGCTGCCAAGGTCAGATGGACAAGGACTCAAAAGCCAGTCATGACACTGCAGAACTCCATGAAGGAAAATACTCCCCAAACAATGACTCACAAGGCTGGGCCAGCCAAGAGCTGCTGCCTAGAAAATACCCCAAGGCAATGGGACAAGGATGTCCCACCCCTCCACGACCAGCATAAAAGCCGGCGCAGAGCCTCTCTCCCTCAAACGCTCGTCCTGaatccttctccttctcttgtgCCCACGAGGTGAGTCTCAATCTCCtgatcctcctgctcctgcatcccTTGGCTCCTCTCTTCCAGCACACTCAGCCCCAGCGTCAGCAGCCCTCAcacctccccacagccccacaacAGCTTCCACACGCCCTCATTCTCTTTCCTCACCCccctctcttccaggaccctccACACCACACCCATGGCCTGCTACAACATCTGCCGTCCCTGCGGACCCACcccgctggccaacagctgcaacgagccctgtgccctgcaatgcCAGGATTCCCGTGTCATCATCgacccttcccctgtgctggtgaccctgccaggacccatcatgacctccttcccccagaacaCCGCCGTCGGATCCACCTCctcggctgctgtgggcactgaactCAGTGTCCAGGGACAGCCCATCTCGGGTGGATTTGGTGGCTTTGGCTACGGCCTTGGCTATGGCCGTGGATTTGGCTATGGCCTGGGAGGCCTGGGCTGCTACGGCAGAAGGGGCGGCTACATCTGCTGAGGGCCCTCAGCACCACTCCTGACACCAACCACCCACTCCCTGGAACACATCTCAGGCATTGAGGACGCCTCTCTGGGCCAAGGCTCTCAAACGGGCTCAGcacttccagctcctgctctcagggCTCCAAGCAAGGCAGCAGCCAAGgatccagcccaggctgcctgcAAACACGGCCCATGTGCTCTTCTCCCATTCCCTTTTGGCTTGTCCAGTCTCCTCTGCTGCAAATCCCTTCTCCCAAGCCAGAGAGCATCAGGAATCTTCACTGTCagtttccttctgctgcagggcaggaagaCCTTGATGCTCTGGCTAAACCACCTCCAGCCAAAGGCCGTTGACTGATGGTTGCCCTACTTGCTCCTTCCTCTTGCCGTTCATGACCTTCCCCTGTTCTTTATGCCTCAATAAAATTCTATTGCATTGCAGTATTTTGGTGTCTCCTTTTCCTAACTGGCACATACTGGCACGCTTTGTTCTTCCAGTGCATCCCACAAACCCTTCACCTGCTTGATTTTACACCTGGATACACTGAGGCAGATCTATCCCTGCCTCTGACACAAGCCCCTCCTGGGCCATATTTTTACATTGGCTACACCTCAGTTGTTCCAGTCCCCTGTTATCTCTTTCGCCcattgtcatgggttagtacagtttggttttttagttatagaaaaatgtaaaataattctccaggtcaggacctgggaattgctttagaagagacagagacctatcagagagttagttggaatattgacatctattctgaccactgaaattgttggctggGGCTTTGGGAAGTACCGTATAAAACCCCATGAgtttcctgtaggtgggccctttttcttcttcctttggccagagagagacaggtaacatcgagctgggcctgctgctccccacttTTGGGGGatgggagctggcctgaggcctggccggattccatcggctcccgggtgagggggggaaggagaggttgctgttctacaacagctactttcttcagacttctctagagcagggagaaatctctgctgggccctgataagagctatgggcaccatttgggccaaaggcaccccgatttacaccgaggggtggctgagaaggcatttatgatcctgcctggggtttttttgtgattccggactgcccgagtgctccaatctctgatgtttctgcgtgagttcttcctccctcatcagctcggccttgaacatctaacaccacgagctacagagagagagagagagagagagagaaaaactctgagcagatttaactctttcttagcaacatgaagcttccagagctcagcccttctctgagagagtaagaaaggacagagtgaacataacaacaaaatgaaatcagtaaagcaagagtgaaaaggccattgggacagagggttgaagagttggttgttccattcttactcgagccatggaaatgaactctatatttagatcattcctttaaatcatgggaaagatatgcatttggggagatgattgttttaatttgtgtgtgaatttcagcaaaggtgtttgtgatgaactaagtaatatcctataagatgcttgaacagagataaagatgagaagcccctgCGCCAGTGaggaagtgagaagatatctctgtaccttgaggtgaagaatcctttgctttggagttattcatctttaaaaggtgacacctcagtatgcaaaagtctaagacccatgacccataagcagcttgggaaactgctcctgggagggtcacaaaggcaggtttctccgggcggttgtttttgtgacagtttggaacccacaagagaactgtcctgagttgtcagtgggatccatgactcaaaaagattctcttcccctaatgaattgatgaaagactattgtcagatagtgaaactgactgaaaattacaagttttgtctctttatgttgttttgtaagaaagtgaacagtttgtaaggggagggaagagtgtttttgaagtttcattctgttttagggttttttttttcccaactttttttttcttttctattcttttagtgtatgttaataaactatttgttcattttaaagttaagcctgctttgtttttctcctagtctctctcccacagaaagagtaagtaccaaaaccaaaccaaaatttGGTGAACGTGAAGTCACTACACCCATACAGAGGTCCACATGAGCAGGCCCTTACCCTTGATGccccagagctgagcacagaactccagtctcaccagagcagagcagagcagagggtcAGAATTCCCTCCTCACCTGCAGCCCACACTGTGGCAATGAGCCCATGGCATGGGCAGCTTCTGTTTGGGGTGTTCACAAGGCCAGGGCACGTCCAGTTCTTCATCCACCAAcaccccaagtccttctccttgGGGAAGCTCTTCATCAACTCATTACCCATCCAATATCCATCACTGAAATTGCTCCgattcagatttaaaaatctTGCACTTGGTTTTGTCGCCCTCCATTGCAATCACACCACCCCACGTCCCCAGTTTGGCAAGAGCTCTCTGGatgccatcccttccctccaaacaATCAGCAGCACCTTGATGGCATTCCCAGCCTTGCTGAGGGGACACTCAGTTgcactgtccctgtgcctggcaAATGTGGGGAGTGATAATGGTCCCAGCAGGAGCCTCTGTTGGTCACCActcatccctgctctcctcacGGACATGGAGCCACTGACCGCAACGCACAATCCCCCTCATTTTCTACCCCACAGTTGATGTTCCAGCTATCAGCTCCACATCCCTCCACGTCAGAGATGAGGATGTTGTCTGccacaggaagaaattctttgcacAAGTCCATGTACGTGATAACCGTTGCTCTTCCGTCGTTTGATAGCGTTGGAACTCCATCAGACTTTTCAGGAAGAGTTTGCCCTTCAATAaaatgggagcagcagcaggtgaggggTGAGCCGGGCCTTTGGGGTCTGGAGTTGTGGCAAGTGCCCTGAGCCGAGGCCACTTCTCGGGGAGGATTTCCCTTGAGGAAATGGTGTTTGAACTCTGTGTCTGCTGTGTCCCAGTGGCTCAGCCTGGGCAtgaggagggagctgctgtTGAACTCAACACTTTTGTGAAGCctttgagggtccttccaatCCTACCCTCCTAGGACATCCAAAGAAGCCCAGGTTGGCTGAGAGTGCGGCGAGTGGCCTAAGTGTGGCTCAGGGGCTGAGGCCAGAGGCTTCTGATCGGTGGCCAAAGATGCAAATGGAGGTGAATCTCcagtcctgcagcccaggagtTGGATCTGTGTGGCCAACGCTGTTCAACATCCTCAATAATGAGCTGGGCAGTGGGGCTGTTGTCCCCTCAGACACGTAGCAATCACAGTAATGGATATTGGATGGGTAATGAGTTGATTGAGAGGATATCCAAGGAGAAGGATGTGGGGTATTGGTGGATAAAGAACTGGACATGCCCAGTCCATGTGCACTCACAGACCCAAACCCTTCCTGTGTCCTGGGCTcatcccacagcacaggcagcaggtgAGGGGGTGATTCTGACCCTCTGCGCTGCTCTTCAGAGACTGGGGACATGTGTTCAACTCTGGGCACCCGAGGATACGGAAGATctgctgaaagcagagctgtggatgGAACTGGAAGATGATGAGGATCTGGAGCAACTGGTCTCCAGCCAAATTGAGAACAATGCATGGCTTGTATTGGAGGGAGGAACAGACCTGCATTAGTGTATCCAGGCCTGGGATCAAACAAGTGAAGGGTTTGTGGAATACACCGGAAAGGCAAAGTGTGCCAGCGTGTGCCAgtgaaggaaaaggagacaaCACAGTGTCACAATGCAAGAGAATTTTATTGAGCTAAAAGAACAGTGGAAAATAATGAGAATCCACCGGAAGAGAGCAGTCTGAGTGAGCAGGGTGACCATCAGTCAAAATTCTCTGCTTGCAAGTGGTTTGGCCAGAGCACCAAAGCCTCCCTGCCACACAGTGGGAACAGCCCAGCAGAGGTGACCAACTGTGTCTTGGGAGAAGGGGTTTGCAGCAGaggagactggacagagctgaaGGTGTGATGCAGAACAGGGAGTAGGAGGAGAGGGAAGTTTGGCCATGTTTGCAGACAGCCCGGACTGGCCCCATGGCTGCTGCCTTGCTTGGAGccctgagagcaggagctggaagtgCTGAGCCCCTTTGAGAGCCTTGGCCCAGAGAGGTGTCCTCAATGCCTGAGATGTGTTCCAGGGAGTGGGTGGTTGGTGTCAGCAGTGGTGTTGAGGACCCTTAGCAGTTGTAGCCGCCCCTTCTGCCGTAGCAGCCCAGGCCTCCCAGGCCATAGCCAAATCCACGGCCATAGCCAAGGCCGTAGCCAAAGCCAAATCCACCCGAGATGGGCTGTCCCTGGACACTGagttcagtgcccacagcagccgagGAGGTGGATCCGACGGCGGtgttctgggggaaggaggtcatgatgggtcctggcagggtcaccagcacCGGGGAAGGGTTGATGATGACACGGgaatcctggcactgcagggcacagggctcgttgcagctgttggccagcgggGTGGGTCCGCAGGGACGGCAGATGTCGTAGCAGGCCATGGGTGTGGTGTggagggtcctggaagagaAGGGGGTGAGACAGAGCAGGGATCTGGGGAGTGCAAGGGGTGGTGATGAAAGAGGGTGAGGGGGGGTGGCGGCTGTTGTGGGTCTGTGGGGAGGCGTGagggctgctgaggctggggctgagcatgCTGGCAGTGAGGAGCCAAGAGCgcaggagcagcagggtcaGGGGATTGAGACTCACCTGGTTGTCAgcactggagcaggaggagaaggctTGAGGAGAagtgtgtgagggagagaggCTCTGGGCCGGCTTTTATGCTGGTCATGGATGGGCGGGACAGCCTTGTCCCATGACCTTGGGGCATTTTGAGGGCAGCAGCTCTTGCCTGTGAGTCATTGTTTGGGGAGTATTTTCCTTCATGGAATTCTGCAGTGTCATGTCCTTCTCTGGAGTCCTTGTCCATCTGACCTTGGTGGCAGCTTTAAAGTGAGTGTCGGTCTTTGAGAGGATTTGATTATTTGGTTCATGTCTGGGAAGGATGAATAGACAAGCAGAGA
This window harbors:
- the LOC120752539 gene encoding feather beta keratin-like → MACYNICRPCGPTPLANSCNEPCALQCQDSRVIIDPSPVLVTLPGPIMTSFPQNTAVGSTSSAAVGTELSVQGQPISGGFGGFGYGLGYGRGFGYGLGGLGCYGRRGGYIC
- the LOC120752542 gene encoding feather beta keratin-like, with amino-acid sequence MACYDICRPCGPTPLANSCNEPCALQCQDSRVIINPSPVLVTLPGPIMTSFPQNTAVGSTSSAAVGTELSVQGQPISGGFGFGYGLGYGRGFGYGLGGLGCYGRRGGYNC